The genomic region AGCAAATAAATCCTTATACCAAGGGTTTTCCCTGAAAGGTGTTCCTCAGATCCTTTTCTTTAAAGATGGAGAATACCAAGGCAAGTTAACCGGCTCTGTTGAAGAAGAACAGCTTGCAGAGAGAATTGCCGATATCACAGAATCCTAAATATAGTACCTGTGGATAATCAAGGGAACTTAAGTTTAATAACTTATACTCAAAATCGTATTCAATCCGGGTTAAGAAACCTTTATTAAAAAGGAAGGATTGGTTAATATGGCAAACGCTTCATTAAGCAAAAACCAGCAAACCGAATCACCAAAAGTCAGCAATATGAAAACCTACATTCATACTGCAATTGGCTTAGCCTTTATGTTGTTATTTCCCCTACTTCCACCAATACATCCTATTACCAAGATTGGTATGACAATTGTCGGTATTTTTATCGGTTTAATTTATTTATGGACAACGGTCAGCAGAACATGGCCCAGTCTGCTGGGTCTTGCGCTCATTGGTATATCCGGCTTCGCCGGACCTGGCTATGCCGGAATGCAGGCAGTCGGGCTGAATGCTTTTGGTTACCATACCGTAATGGGAGCTGCCTTAGCGATGGTTCTTTTTGGAGCCGTGGGATACTATGGCTGCACGAAGTATATTGCCCGTTGGTTTTTGACAAGACCGATTATTAACAATCGACCTTATGTTTTTCTCACAATGTATTTTCTGGCTTGTTATACCATATGCGCCCTAACTTCACCTATTGCAAGCATGTTTCTTCTTTGGGGAATTACTGTGGAGCTTCTAAAGAATTTACAAGTTGAAGAGAATGAGAAACTCTATAAATTTATGATCGTAGGAACTTATATAACGGCCCTTATAGGTCAGCCGTTGATTCCTTATAAAGGCTCTCAAATGGTTATGATCAGTGCTTACCAAAAAATAATCGGTGAAAACTTAAACGTTCTTGGATATATGGTATTTAGCATTATCATGGCCATACTCTTATTCTCAGTATTCTTATTATTTGTTAAGTTTGTTTATCGAATTGACCTGACCAAATTAAAGAATGTAACAGTTGATCAATTTAATGCTGATCCTCTGCCGCCGATGAACCAGAGACAAAAATTGTTCATGGCTACCATTGTCATTTTTATCTTTGTCTTGGTAGTGCCTGAGTATTTGCCCAGTTGGATACCTGGTGTCGATATATTAAAAAGCATGGGATTCTTAGGTGTAACAATGTTTCTTGTCGCCGCTATGACTTTGATTCACATGAAGGATGGCAAACCGGCTTTACAATTCCAAGAAGTAGCAGCTAAGTCACTCCATTGGGATGTAATCTTCTTGATTGCAGCTGCTGTGTATGTTTCCGGTATATTAACGAGCGACGAAACAGGTTTTAAGCTGTTAATAAAAGAAATACTGCAACCTATTTTAGGGGGACATTCCGAGTTCGTATTTGTTGCGATTTTCTTAACTGCCGCTATCCTATTATGCAATCTGACCAATCAGCTTGCCATGGTACTGGTTTTACTTCCTATTCTTAATGTTTTCGCTTCTCATTGGGCTGGGGGTGCGGTGCCCATATCTATGACTCTAATTATGATGGTCTTTATGTCCATGATGACCCCGGGAGTAACCGCTCATGCGGGAATGTTGCACGGACGAAAGGATATAAGTTATGTAGACATTGTGCGTTATGCATTGCCAATTATCATTGCAGCGTTAATACTCTATATGCTCATTGGCTATCCCCTTGCTAAATTGATTTTTGCTTAATATCTTTATAACATAGAGGTTTATTGGTGCCTATTCTGAAAAATATTGTTTCGACCCCCTTGCTATAGGGGGTCTTCCTTTACTCAAACTTTAACCCTACGTGCTTAGTTTTGCGCTGCGGTAATCATACAGGACAAAAAATAGTATAAGGAGGCAAAATTATGTCTGAAGACATTAAAAAACAACCTATAGGTACTGTAAGGGGATGGCTGGTATGCCTGGCAGTCACTTTCGCAGGTATCGTTGTCATGATGAACCAGTTCAAAGTCCCTCCTATTCAAAGGGATTTAATGTCAGTATTTCAGGTTGATGCCGGTGCGGTGGGATGGCTAACCTCGGTCTTTGCTCTAGCAGGTTTAATTCTTGCTATTCCGGCCGCCTTCATTCTCCGGGGAGTGGGGCCAAAAGTAACCGGCATGCTCGCCCTGGGCGCAACAATGCTTGGTGTTACCATTGGTGCTACTACCAATGAGTTTATTGTACTCTTGTTGAGCCGTGTTATTGAAGGTACCGGTGTAGCATTGATGGGAGTCGTTGGTCCCTCTGTTATTGCTATGTATTTCAACCGTGAGAAATCAGGCCTGCCCATGGGAATCTGGAATATTTGGTATGCCACCGGTTCGTTTACTGCCTATAATGTAGCTGTACCCATTGCGACACGATTTAGTGGCGGAACTTTAAATTGGCATAACATGTGGTGGTTTGGCGGTATTATGGCTTTAATAGCTTTTTTGCTTGTTGCTTTTATCGTCACTAAGCCACGACCTCAAGATGTGATTGGTTCCCCTTCCCGTCC from Desulfitobacterium chlororespirans DSM 11544 harbors:
- a CDS encoding SLC13 family permease, which encodes MANASLSKNQQTESPKVSNMKTYIHTAIGLAFMLLFPLLPPIHPITKIGMTIVGIFIGLIYLWTTVSRTWPSLLGLALIGISGFAGPGYAGMQAVGLNAFGYHTVMGAALAMVLFGAVGYYGCTKYIARWFLTRPIINNRPYVFLTMYFLACYTICALTSPIASMFLLWGITVELLKNLQVEENEKLYKFMIVGTYITALIGQPLIPYKGSQMVMISAYQKIIGENLNVLGYMVFSIIMAILLFSVFLLFVKFVYRIDLTKLKNVTVDQFNADPLPPMNQRQKLFMATIVIFIFVLVVPEYLPSWIPGVDILKSMGFLGVTMFLVAAMTLIHMKDGKPALQFQEVAAKSLHWDVIFLIAAAVYVSGILTSDETGFKLLIKEILQPILGGHSEFVFVAIFLTAAILLCNLTNQLAMVLVLLPILNVFASHWAGGAVPISMTLIMMVFMSMMTPGVTAHAGMLHGRKDISYVDIVRYALPIIIAALILYMLIGYPLAKLIFA